From the Thermococcus sp. 18S1 genome, one window contains:
- a CDS encoding IGHMBP2 family helicase produces MDEKLEKFISHLKVLVEMERRAEIEAMRAEMRRLSGREREKVGRAILGLNGKIVGDELGYFLVKYGRDREIKTEISVGDLVVVSRRDPLKSDLVGTVVEKGKRFITVAIETVPEWALKGVRIDLYANDITFKRWLENLEALRESGRKALELYLGLREPEESEALEFTPFDKSLNASQRNAVAKALGSPDFFLIHGPFGTGKTRTLAELIRQEVKRGNKVLATAESNVAVDNLVERLVDSGLKVVRVGHPSRVSRSLHETTLAYLITQHELYGELRELRVIGQNLAEKRDTFTKPSPKYRRGLSDKEILRLASKGIGTRGVPARLIREMAEWIKINRQVQKTFDDARKLEERIARDIIREADVVLTTNSSAGLEVVDYGSYDVAIIDEATQATIPSVLIPINRARRFVLAGDHKQLPPTILSEKAKELSRTLFEGLIERYPGKSEMLTVQYRMNERLMEFPSREFYGGRIEADDSIRAITLADLGVKSPACDGSWNKVLRPDNVLVFVDTSGREDRFERQRYGSESRENPLEARLVKETVERLLELGLNPEWIGVITPYDDQRDLIRSLLPEEVEVKTVDGYQGREKEVIVLSFVRSNKKGELGFLKDLRRLNVSLTRAKRKLILIGDSSTLSAHPTYKRLVEFVGEREAVVDAGKLEV; encoded by the coding sequence ATGGACGAAAAACTGGAGAAGTTCATCTCTCACCTCAAGGTGCTCGTCGAGATGGAGCGCAGGGCCGAGATAGAGGCGATGCGCGCCGAGATGAGGCGTCTTTCCGGTCGCGAGAGGGAGAAGGTTGGAAGGGCGATTCTCGGGCTCAACGGAAAGATCGTTGGAGATGAGCTGGGCTATTTTCTGGTGAAATACGGCCGCGATAGAGAGATAAAGACGGAGATAAGCGTTGGCGATTTGGTCGTGGTCAGCAGGAGAGACCCGCTGAAGAGCGACCTGGTTGGAACAGTCGTCGAGAAGGGGAAGCGGTTCATAACGGTCGCCATTGAAACCGTCCCGGAGTGGGCGTTAAAGGGAGTCCGCATCGACCTCTACGCCAACGATATAACCTTCAAGCGCTGGCTTGAGAACCTTGAGGCCCTTCGAGAGAGCGGGAGGAAGGCCCTGGAGCTCTACCTCGGTCTGAGGGAGCCGGAAGAAAGTGAGGCCCTTGAGTTCACGCCCTTCGATAAGAGTTTGAACGCGAGCCAGAGGAATGCGGTTGCTAAAGCCCTTGGAAGCCCCGACTTCTTCCTTATCCACGGCCCGTTTGGAACAGGCAAGACGAGAACTCTAGCTGAGCTGATAAGGCAGGAGGTGAAGAGGGGCAACAAGGTTCTGGCAACGGCGGAGAGCAATGTTGCCGTGGACAACCTCGTGGAGAGGCTTGTTGACTCCGGTTTGAAGGTCGTACGCGTCGGCCACCCGAGCAGGGTCTCAAGGAGCCTCCACGAGACAACTTTGGCCTACTTAATAACCCAGCACGAGCTCTACGGCGAGCTGAGGGAGTTAAGGGTTATCGGCCAGAATCTGGCGGAAAAGCGCGACACCTTCACGAAGCCCTCGCCGAAGTACAGGCGCGGGCTGAGCGACAAGGAGATACTCAGGCTGGCCTCGAAGGGCATCGGGACGAGGGGTGTTCCGGCAAGGCTGATCCGGGAGATGGCGGAGTGGATAAAGATCAACCGCCAGGTCCAGAAGACCTTCGACGATGCCAGAAAGCTTGAGGAGAGAATCGCGAGGGATATAATCAGGGAGGCGGACGTTGTTTTAACGACGAACTCCTCGGCTGGACTGGAGGTCGTTGACTACGGCTCCTATGACGTGGCGATAATAGACGAGGCCACCCAGGCAACCATTCCGAGCGTCCTCATCCCAATCAACCGTGCAAGGCGGTTCGTTTTGGCCGGAGACCACAAGCAGCTGCCCCCGACGATACTCAGCGAGAAGGCGAAGGAGCTGAGCAGAACCCTCTTTGAGGGTCTGATTGAGCGCTATCCCGGGAAGAGCGAGATGCTCACCGTCCAGTACAGGATGAACGAACGCCTCATGGAGTTCCCGAGCAGGGAGTTCTACGGCGGCAGGATAGAGGCTGATGATAGCATCAGGGCGATAACCCTAGCCGATCTCGGAGTTAAAAGCCCCGCGTGCGATGGTTCCTGGAACAAAGTCCTCAGGCCGGATAACGTCCTGGTCTTCGTGGACACCTCCGGAAGGGAAGACCGCTTCGAGAGGCAGCGCTATGGGAGCGAGAGCAGGGAGAATCCGCTTGAGGCGAGGCTGGTTAAGGAAACAGTTGAGAGACTTCTGGAGCTCGGCCTCAATCCGGAGTGGATTGGAGTGATTACCCCCTACGACGACCAGCGCGACCTGATACGCTCGCTTTTGCCGGAGGAAGTCGAGGTGAAGACTGTGGACGGCTACCAGGGAAGGGAAAAGGAGGTAATTGTCCTGTCTTTCGTCCGCTCCAACAAGAAGGGCGAGCTTGGTTTCTTAAAGGATTTGAGAAGGTTAAACGTCTCGCTGACGAGGGCCAAGAGGAAGCTGATTTTGATAGGCGATTCCTCGACTTTGAGTGCCCATCCAACTTATAAACGGCTGGTGGAGTTTGTGGGTGAGAGGGAGGCTGTTGTCGATGCCGGAAAGCTGGAGGTGTGA
- a CDS encoding ATP-binding protein, whose amino-acid sequence MFVDRKRELRILHSAYKALKEGHKVNIAVIGPRRVGKTELLLKFKEEADGVVPYLNLQRIGSVDSFIFAYARELLYELSRVKKLNVERIHLLNWDDLLILAAKLGVDEEIKAIKNGTLETLFEAQERILEKLGEKAIFILDEFQEVKNLPRFLEVMRAITEKEKRVAYFISGSAVSMMEEILSPEKPFFGQFRRIYLPGLPKEDTFELARSILENSGVAYSHSALEAVYRLTGGHPFYVHAVCRRVVEEGFERIGKKEVEYAFLTELLTETGEIYMHLDYVFNESLSRAYKGAVHREILLTLAKEEGLRLSEIARRLGKPSGEVSNYLKFLLRTDLIVRENGRYYFVDKLMRFWLAKTYLGITGLELRRERLREELIKELEEKFLKAKTELGLTGEAWVRERLGRVLGLEFKPYRRGDMEFDGVALGDTPHVLEVKWRSRPASYKDVKEFAEKVREEFGSAKMFFFSKAGFTEKALQLCQELGVKPITKEELR is encoded by the coding sequence ATGTTCGTGGACAGGAAAAGAGAGTTGAGAATTCTGCACTCTGCCTACAAGGCCCTCAAAGAAGGGCACAAAGTGAACATCGCAGTGATAGGCCCGAGACGAGTGGGTAAGACAGAGCTCCTTCTCAAATTCAAGGAGGAAGCCGACGGGGTGGTACCTTACCTCAACCTTCAAAGGATTGGAAGCGTGGACTCCTTCATCTTTGCATACGCCCGTGAACTGCTCTATGAGCTATCCCGGGTCAAAAAACTCAACGTTGAAAGGATTCACCTTTTGAACTGGGATGACCTGCTCATACTCGCCGCCAAGCTCGGCGTTGATGAGGAGATCAAAGCCATTAAAAATGGCACTCTGGAAACTTTGTTTGAAGCCCAGGAGAGGATTCTGGAGAAGCTTGGTGAGAAAGCCATCTTCATTCTCGATGAGTTCCAGGAGGTTAAGAACCTCCCCAGGTTCCTTGAAGTGATGAGGGCCATCACGGAGAAAGAGAAACGGGTTGCTTATTTCATCTCCGGCTCGGCAGTGAGCATGATGGAGGAGATACTGTCCCCCGAGAAACCGTTCTTTGGCCAGTTTAGGAGGATCTATCTGCCGGGATTACCCAAGGAGGATACCTTCGAGCTCGCCAGAAGCATACTCGAGAACTCCGGCGTGGCTTACTCCCACTCAGCCCTTGAGGCGGTTTACCGGCTGACTGGGGGGCATCCGTTTTACGTCCATGCAGTCTGCAGGAGGGTTGTGGAAGAGGGATTCGAGCGGATCGGGAAGAAGGAGGTCGAGTACGCTTTTCTCACGGAGCTCCTCACAGAAACTGGGGAGATTTACATGCACCTCGATTACGTGTTCAATGAATCCCTTTCGAGGGCCTACAAGGGGGCGGTGCACAGGGAGATACTCCTTACCCTTGCCAAAGAGGAAGGACTGAGGCTCTCCGAGATCGCCAGACGCCTTGGAAAACCGAGCGGGGAGGTCTCAAACTACCTAAAGTTCTTGCTCAGGACCGACTTAATAGTCAGAGAAAACGGCAGGTATTACTTTGTAGACAAGCTCATGCGCTTCTGGCTCGCAAAGACTTATCTCGGCATCACCGGACTGGAACTCCGCCGGGAGAGACTGCGTGAGGAGCTCATTAAAGAGCTTGAAGAAAAGTTTCTGAAGGCAAAAACGGAGCTTGGCCTTACGGGTGAGGCCTGGGTGAGGGAACGGCTTGGAAGGGTTCTAGGTCTTGAATTTAAGCCCTACCGCAGGGGCGACATGGAGTTTGATGGGGTTGCCCTCGGGGATACGCCGCATGTGCTCGAAGTCAAGTGGAGGAGTCGTCCGGCTTCGTATAAGGATGTCAAAGAATTTGCCGAAAAGGTGAGGGAAGAATTCGGCAGCGCCAAGATGTTCTTCTTCTCAAAGGCAGGATTTACAGAAAAGGCGCTCCAGCTCTGTCAGGAACTCGGAGTGAAGCCTATTACAAAGGAGGAGCTGAGATGA
- a CDS encoding MATE family efflux transporter has product MNPNKKGKLKTTRDKILTGPILSTLLVLAYPLLLNQLIEIVYNMTDMFWLGKLGRVEVATPSVSWPIIGLLLSIGDGFVVAGFALVTQYIGTGDYEKANRSAGAMYSFMFITSTITGIFGVVTAPYFLHFMNVSETVYPYALSYLRVVFIEIPFSFTLFAFNSLAMATGDTKTPVKINTATIILNFLLDPILIFGWAGFPRLGVVGAAVATMLANTAGAFVGGYLLFTGKIGIHITRKLLKPDWDLYSRIFRVGLPSSASAVTMDFGGVLLARIIYTMGAQYGNPDVVFATYSITDKLVEVMFAVPISISAAMGTMIGQNIGAGLYDRAKRIAETAMLLNFVLLGVGAAALALFHAEVFGFFINDPEVIAESRKAALYLMTFLPFFGVYSAVTDVFQSSGHTRNELILSTLRLWGLRLPLGYGLGVLMHDTSGLWLGMGLSNLFSAVIAFAWFMKGAWTRKIIDN; this is encoded by the coding sequence ATGAATCCAAATAAGAAAGGTAAACTAAAAACAACACGAGATAAAATACTCACAGGACCAATATTAAGTACGTTATTAGTGCTGGCCTATCCCCTGCTTCTTAACCAGCTGATTGAAATAGTGTATAACATGACGGATATGTTCTGGCTTGGAAAACTTGGAAGGGTCGAAGTTGCAACCCCAAGCGTTTCATGGCCGATAATTGGTCTTTTGCTGAGTATAGGTGATGGATTCGTCGTGGCGGGTTTTGCACTTGTGACACAGTACATAGGCACGGGCGATTACGAGAAAGCCAATCGTTCCGCTGGAGCAATGTATTCATTTATGTTCATAACATCCACAATTACAGGTATTTTTGGTGTAGTCACAGCTCCGTATTTTCTCCACTTCATGAACGTTAGTGAAACCGTATATCCCTACGCCCTCAGCTATCTTAGGGTGGTTTTCATTGAGATACCATTTTCGTTTACGCTTTTCGCATTCAACTCTCTCGCAATGGCCACGGGCGACACCAAGACTCCAGTAAAGATTAACACTGCCACAATAATCCTCAACTTTCTTCTCGACCCTATCCTGATTTTTGGATGGGCAGGTTTTCCGAGATTGGGTGTGGTTGGTGCCGCCGTCGCCACGATGCTGGCCAACACGGCCGGGGCCTTTGTGGGAGGTTATCTCCTTTTCACGGGCAAAATTGGAATCCACATCACCAGGAAACTACTCAAACCGGATTGGGATCTTTATTCCAGGATATTCCGTGTTGGTTTGCCATCAAGTGCAAGTGCCGTGACTATGGATTTCGGCGGCGTCCTATTGGCGAGGATAATATACACGATGGGGGCACAATATGGAAACCCTGACGTGGTTTTTGCCACATACAGCATAACGGACAAACTGGTTGAGGTAATGTTCGCGGTACCCATCAGCATCAGCGCCGCTATGGGCACGATGATCGGCCAGAACATCGGTGCAGGCCTTTACGATCGGGCCAAAAGGATAGCCGAAACCGCAATGTTATTGAACTTCGTCCTCCTGGGGGTGGGAGCGGCTGCATTAGCCCTTTTCCACGCGGAGGTATTCGGATTTTTCATAAACGACCCGGAAGTCATTGCAGAAAGCAGGAAAGCGGCACTGTACCTCATGACCTTCCTTCCATTTTTTGGAGTGTACTCTGCAGTGACAGATGTGTTCCAGAGCTCAGGCCACACAAGAAACGAGCTCATTTTAAGTACGCTGAGACTGTGGGGACTTCGTCTTCCGTTGGGATACGGACTTGGAGTGCTCATGCACGATACAAGTGGACTCTGGCTGGGGATGGGACTTAGTAATCTCTTTTCCGCGGTGATTGCTTTCGCCTGGTTCATGAAGGGAGCGTGGACGAGGAAAATAATAGACAACTGA
- the guaB gene encoding IMP dehydrogenase, with amino-acid sequence MGKFEHKLVNAIKGYTFDDVLLIPQATEVEPKDVDVSTQITPNVKLNIPILSAAMDTVTEWEMAVAMAREGGLGVIHRNMSVAEQAEMVRKVKRAERFIVEDVITIGPDETLDYALFLMERNDIDGLPVVGEDGRIVGIVTKKDIAAKEGSLVREVMTGEVITVGEDVSVEEALDVMVANRIARLPVVDEGGRLVGIITMSDLMMRKKYRNAVRDENGDLLVAAAVGPFDIERAKALDRAGADVIVVDTAHAHNLKAIRAMKEIRKAVDADLIVGNIANPKAVDDLTFADAVKVGIGPGSICTTRVVAGVGVPQVTAIALVADRAQEYGLHVIADGGIRYSGDIVKAIAAGADAVMLGSLLAGTKEAPGKEVVINGRRYKQYRGMGSLGAMMKGGAERYYQKGHMKTKKFVPEGVEGVVPYKGSVSDVLYQLVGGLRSGMGYVGASSIAELKEKGEFVIITQAGVKESHPHDIFITNEAPNYPVGK; translated from the coding sequence ATGGGAAAATTTGAACACAAACTTGTTAATGCTATTAAGGGGTACACCTTTGACGACGTTCTTCTGATACCGCAGGCCACCGAAGTCGAGCCCAAGGACGTTGACGTCTCGACTCAGATAACCCCCAACGTGAAGCTCAACATACCGATTCTCAGCGCGGCGATGGACACCGTTACCGAGTGGGAGATGGCCGTTGCGATGGCCAGAGAAGGCGGCCTGGGAGTCATCCACAGGAACATGAGCGTTGCGGAGCAGGCCGAGATGGTTAGGAAAGTCAAGCGCGCCGAGCGCTTCATAGTCGAGGACGTCATCACCATAGGCCCCGATGAAACCCTCGACTACGCGCTCTTCCTCATGGAGAGAAACGACATCGACGGCCTTCCGGTCGTTGGTGAGGACGGCAGAATAGTCGGCATCGTTACCAAGAAGGACATAGCGGCCAAAGAGGGCAGCCTTGTGAGAGAGGTCATGACCGGCGAGGTCATAACCGTCGGCGAGGACGTCTCCGTGGAAGAGGCACTTGATGTGATGGTGGCCAATAGAATAGCCCGCCTCCCGGTGGTCGATGAGGGCGGCCGCCTCGTGGGAATAATCACGATGAGCGACCTGATGATGAGGAAGAAGTACAGGAACGCCGTGAGGGATGAAAACGGTGACCTTCTGGTTGCTGCGGCGGTGGGCCCCTTTGACATCGAGCGCGCCAAGGCCCTCGACAGGGCGGGCGCCGATGTAATCGTCGTTGATACCGCCCACGCCCACAACCTCAAGGCCATAAGGGCCATGAAGGAAATAAGGAAAGCCGTCGATGCCGATTTAATCGTTGGAAACATCGCCAACCCCAAAGCTGTTGACGACCTCACATTCGCCGATGCCGTGAAGGTCGGAATAGGGCCCGGGAGCATATGCACAACGAGGGTCGTCGCCGGCGTCGGTGTCCCACAGGTCACCGCCATAGCCCTCGTGGCAGACAGAGCCCAGGAGTACGGACTCCACGTCATAGCCGACGGCGGAATCCGCTACTCCGGCGACATCGTCAAGGCTATCGCCGCTGGGGCTGACGCTGTCATGCTGGGCTCCCTTTTGGCAGGAACGAAGGAGGCACCGGGCAAGGAGGTCGTCATCAACGGACGGCGCTATAAACAGTACCGCGGTATGGGCTCCCTCGGTGCCATGATGAAGGGAGGCGCGGAGCGCTACTACCAGAAGGGCCATATGAAGACCAAGAAGTTCGTTCCGGAGGGAGTTGAGGGAGTCGTTCCCTACAAGGGAAGCGTGAGCGACGTCCTCTACCAGCTCGTCGGCGGTCTCCGCTCGGGAATGGGCTACGTCGGGGCTTCAAGCATAGCCGAACTCAAGGAGAAGGGCGAGTTTGTGATCATAACGCAGGCCGGCGTCAAGGAGAGCCACCCGCACGACATCTTCATAACCAACGAGGCGCCGAACTATCCGGTCGGGAAATAG
- a CDS encoding L-aspartate oxidase, which translates to MTSVGIIGSGAAGLTAAIALARRGFDVTVIGRGIKESNSYLAQAGIAFPILNGDSPKAHVLDTIRAGKYLNDEEVVWSVISKASEAYEFLLSIGLEFETNETEGGHSFHRVFTVRNETGKHLMKVLYLAAREAGVHFVEDIAEELAVREGKAYGVFLDGELLTFDATIIATGGFASLFKYTAGSPLNLGVLIGDAIMKGSPARDLEFVQFHPTGYIGKRGVFLVSEAVRGAGAKLVTEDGERFVNELSTRDIVARAIYRQMKAGKRVFLDATGIEDFKKSFPQIYAFLGKDGIDPAEDLIPVSPIAHYTIGGIAVDLWYRTAIENLYAVGEAMSNGFHGANRLASNSLLECLVSGLEVARTIARDRPKLGEVREIPYRFDSLGDVDSIREILWEHAGIVRSGPSLREGLEKLDSVEMDPRLKLLAGGVLECALAREESRGAHYREDFPAMSKSFERPSFFDGRCRL; encoded by the coding sequence ATGACCAGCGTTGGAATCATTGGAAGCGGTGCCGCGGGATTAACCGCCGCAATAGCCCTTGCGAGACGGGGCTTCGACGTGACGGTCATCGGGAGGGGAATAAAGGAGAGCAACTCCTACCTCGCCCAGGCCGGGATAGCCTTTCCCATCCTCAACGGTGATTCTCCTAAAGCTCACGTTCTGGACACTATCAGGGCCGGCAAGTACCTCAACGATGAAGAGGTTGTGTGGAGCGTAATCTCAAAGGCGAGCGAGGCCTACGAGTTTCTCCTCTCGATAGGGCTGGAGTTCGAGACCAACGAGACCGAGGGGGGTCACTCATTCCACCGCGTCTTCACCGTAAGGAACGAGACCGGAAAGCACCTCATGAAAGTCCTCTATCTGGCCGCCAGGGAAGCGGGCGTTCACTTCGTCGAGGACATTGCCGAGGAGCTGGCTGTGAGAGAGGGCAAGGCCTACGGGGTCTTTCTCGACGGAGAGCTTCTTACCTTCGATGCTACTATTATAGCCACCGGCGGATTTGCCTCGCTCTTCAAGTACACCGCCGGTTCGCCCCTCAACCTTGGGGTTCTAATCGGTGATGCCATAATGAAGGGCTCCCCCGCGAGGGACCTGGAGTTCGTCCAGTTCCACCCGACCGGCTACATCGGGAAAAGAGGCGTTTTCCTCGTCAGCGAGGCCGTCCGCGGTGCCGGGGCAAAGCTGGTGACGGAAGACGGGGAGCGCTTCGTTAACGAGCTCTCCACGAGGGACATCGTTGCGAGGGCCATTTACCGCCAGATGAAAGCTGGTAAGAGGGTCTTCCTCGACGCAACGGGCATAGAGGACTTCAAGAAAAGTTTCCCTCAGATATACGCTTTCCTGGGGAAGGACGGCATCGATCCGGCTGAAGACCTAATCCCGGTCTCCCCGATAGCCCACTACACCATCGGCGGGATAGCGGTCGACCTCTGGTACAGGACGGCAATCGAGAACCTCTACGCTGTCGGAGAGGCCATGAGCAACGGCTTCCACGGGGCGAACAGATTGGCGAGCAACTCCCTCCTTGAGTGCCTCGTTTCCGGCCTTGAGGTTGCACGAACCATAGCGAGGGACAGGCCAAAGCTCGGCGAGGTTCGGGAGATTCCGTACCGCTTCGATTCACTGGGGGACGTCGATTCCATCAGGGAGATACTCTGGGAGCATGCTGGCATTGTGAGGAGCGGTCCCTCTTTGAGGGAAGGCTTAGAGAAGCTCGATTCGGTTGAGATGGATCCGAGGTTAAAGCTGCTTGCGGGCGGAGTCCTTGAGTGTGCCCTCGCGAGGGAAGAAAGCAGGGGCGCCCACTACCGCGAGGACTTTCCGGCCATGAGCAAATCCTTCGAGAGACCGAGCTTCTTCGACGGGAGGTGCAGGCTTTAG
- a CDS encoding antitoxin family protein: protein MPKAIEAVYENGVIKPLKPLHLPSKRIIVYIEERKFSQLIDELELEAREEIDVSIDAVRGRDESSS from the coding sequence ATGCCAAAGGCCATAGAGGCCGTTTATGAAAATGGGGTCATAAAACCTCTGAAACCTCTCCACTTGCCCTCCAAAAGGATAATTGTCTATATTGAGGAGAGGAAATTCTCCCAGCTCATAGATGAGCTCGAACTTGAGGCGAGGGAGGAGATAGATGTCAGCATCGACGCCGTGAGGGGTCGGGATGAAAGTAGTTCTTGA
- a CDS encoding PIN domain-containing protein, whose amino-acid sequence MKVVLDTSVIAKALMKPRRSLPQNVLERELKTHEKARLVVKLCDSHDVSIPLAGLVEVASVLRRNGHSKVIHTVIESLSVSYEIVQEELIFETALDVASQTGASGFDTYFIALALLKDALLITDDLKMFKHSTDIGIKSVLLRDTTIEDLQELLKP is encoded by the coding sequence ATGAAAGTAGTTCTTGACACGAGCGTCATCGCTAAGGCGCTGATGAAGCCCAGAAGATCCCTTCCGCAAAATGTCCTTGAGCGCGAGCTCAAGACTCACGAGAAGGCAAGGCTGGTTGTGAAACTGTGCGACTCCCATGATGTTTCTATTCCTTTGGCTGGTCTCGTTGAAGTTGCGAGTGTTCTGAGGAGAAATGGACATTCGAAAGTTATTCACACTGTTATTGAGTCCCTCTCGGTCTCCTATGAGATAGTCCAGGAGGAACTTATCTTCGAAACGGCACTTGATGTGGCATCACAAACCGGTGCCTCCGGCTTTGACACGTATTTCATAGCGTTGGCGCTTCTAAAAGATGCATTGCTTATTACCGATGACCTCAAAATGTTCAAGCATTCCACAGACATCGGGATTAAGTCGGTTCTTCTGAGAGACACCACCATAGAAGACCTCCAGGAGCTTCTTAAGCCCTAG
- a CDS encoding TIGR00529 family membrane protein: MELLYLIASFAIVIALIWLKINIGVSIFVGSLVLAFLFGMSPGDAVAALYHSATSWETIRLVLIIAFIMGMTSVFSQIGYLKDMETAASNLFPKAKYSLAMLPALIGLMPMPAGALVSAPMIEPVAGKFEMSPTDKTLVNYWFRHVWEHSWPMYQAIVIASALVGISIREMSTKMFPLTILMALIGYVLLIRPLPDAGSGEGDVKTGLRLLLKSTSPILIIILASIVLGLDMVYGAFLGFIAALIPNLRRVDVKKVLAYALQPKIVFLLVAVMYFKYVLQVTGAVETLPNAMISMNLPVVLVLMVTPFIVGLMTGISFAYVGMTFPLLLPFFTSFDMVALAYLSGYMGMLFSPVHLCFVFSAEYYGAELRRVYLRLLPPALLLFAGGVAYIALVL; this comes from the coding sequence GTGGAACTGCTCTACCTCATCGCCTCCTTCGCGATAGTAATAGCTCTCATCTGGCTTAAAATCAACATTGGCGTCTCGATATTCGTCGGTTCTCTAGTGCTGGCCTTCCTGTTTGGAATGAGTCCCGGGGATGCCGTTGCGGCCCTTTACCACTCCGCCACCTCGTGGGAGACGATAAGGCTGGTGCTCATAATAGCCTTCATCATGGGTATGACCTCTGTCTTCTCCCAGATAGGCTACCTGAAGGACATGGAAACGGCGGCGAGCAACCTCTTTCCCAAGGCCAAGTACTCCCTGGCCATGCTTCCGGCCCTCATCGGGCTTATGCCCATGCCCGCCGGTGCATTGGTCTCGGCCCCCATGATAGAGCCGGTCGCCGGGAAGTTCGAGATGAGCCCCACTGACAAGACCCTCGTCAACTACTGGTTCAGGCATGTATGGGAGCACTCGTGGCCAATGTACCAGGCCATAGTCATCGCCTCGGCCCTCGTTGGAATCTCGATACGGGAGATGAGCACCAAGATGTTTCCCCTGACGATTCTTATGGCGCTCATCGGCTACGTCCTCCTCATCCGCCCACTTCCGGATGCCGGTTCCGGGGAGGGAGACGTCAAAACCGGCCTCAGGCTTCTCCTGAAGAGCACCTCTCCAATACTGATAATCATACTCGCCTCCATAGTTCTCGGCTTGGATATGGTCTACGGCGCTTTCCTGGGCTTTATCGCAGCCCTCATCCCCAACCTTAGAAGGGTGGACGTGAAGAAGGTGCTCGCCTATGCCCTCCAGCCTAAGATAGTCTTCCTTCTCGTTGCGGTGATGTACTTCAAATACGTGCTCCAGGTTACGGGGGCGGTTGAGACGCTTCCGAACGCCATGATATCAATGAACCTGCCGGTCGTCCTCGTTCTCATGGTGACGCCCTTCATCGTTGGCCTTATGACGGGCATAAGCTTCGCCTACGTGGGCATGACCTTTCCCCTGCTCCTGCCTTTCTTTACCAGCTTTGACATGGTGGCGCTCGCTTACCTGAGCGGCTACATGGGCATGCTCTTCAGTCCCGTGCACCTCTGCTTCGTGTTCTCGGCCGAATACTACGGGGCTGAACTCAGGAGGGTCTACCTGCGGCTCCTTCCTCCGGCACTGCTCCTCTTCGCTGGGGGCGTTGCCTACATAGCCCTCGTTCTCTGA
- the nadA gene encoding quinolinate synthase NadA, translating to MKMEELVREIERLKEERNAIIMAHNYQLPEIQDIADFLGDSLELARKAVNVDADVIVFAGVDFMAETAKILNPEKTVLLPSKRATCAMANMLKVEHILRAKEQYPDAPVVLYVNTTAETKAYADVTVTSANAVKIVEKLDSDVIIFGPDKNLANYVAKQTGKRVIPVPEYGHCYVHRQFTLEDVERARKLYPNAKLMVHPECEPEVQERADIIVSTGGMIRRAKEWNEWVVFTEHEMVYRLGKLYPDIKFHPAKEDAVCIGMKAITLNHIYEALRDMKYEVEVPEEIAQKARKAIERMLEMS from the coding sequence ATGAAGATGGAGGAGCTCGTGCGGGAGATTGAACGCCTGAAGGAGGAGCGCAACGCTATAATAATGGCCCACAACTACCAGCTGCCTGAAATCCAGGACATAGCCGACTTCCTTGGCGACAGCCTTGAGCTCGCGAGGAAGGCAGTCAACGTTGATGCCGACGTCATAGTCTTCGCGGGAGTAGACTTCATGGCCGAGACCGCGAAGATCCTCAATCCCGAAAAGACTGTCCTGCTCCCGAGCAAAAGGGCCACCTGCGCCATGGCCAACATGCTGAAGGTCGAGCACATCCTCAGGGCCAAGGAGCAGTATCCGGACGCTCCGGTGGTTCTCTACGTAAACACCACCGCCGAGACCAAGGCCTACGCCGACGTGACGGTGACCTCAGCCAACGCGGTCAAAATAGTTGAAAAGCTCGATTCCGATGTCATAATCTTCGGCCCCGATAAGAATCTGGCGAACTACGTGGCCAAACAGACCGGCAAGAGGGTCATTCCTGTACCAGAGTACGGGCACTGCTACGTTCACAGACAGTTCACCCTTGAGGACGTCGAACGCGCTAGGAAGCTCTATCCCAACGCCAAGCTGATGGTTCACCCCGAGTGCGAGCCGGAAGTGCAGGAAAGGGCCGACATAATAGTCTCCACGGGAGGAATGATAAGGCGCGCGAAGGAGTGGAACGAGTGGGTCGTCTTCACGGAGCACGAGATGGTCTACAGGCTCGGGAAGCTCTACCCCGATATCAAGTTCCACCCGGCCAAGGAGGACGCCGTCTGCATAGGAATGAAGGCCATAACGCTCAACCACATATACGAGGCCCTCAGGGACATGAAGTACGAGGTTGAAGTGCCGGAGGAGATAGCCCAGAAGGCCAGGAAGGCCATCGAGAGAATGCTGGAGATGAGCTGA